The Candidatus Polarisedimenticolaceae bacterium DNA window CGCCGACCGGCGTGATGACGAACGAGATCACCCCGACGAGGATCATGACGAGAGGCAGGGACGCGATGTCCGAGAGCTCCGAGAAGCGGAAGCGGTCGTGCCAGCGCGCGATGAGCCCCGCTTGCAGCCGGTAGGCGGCGTAGAGCGTGACGAGGATCAGGACGGAGAAGAAGAGGATCGACTTCCAGACGTGGCCGAGCACGTAATGACCCATCTCGTGTCCCATGACGAACAGGAGCTGGTCGGGTGCCAGCTTCTTGATCGTCGTGTCCCACAGCACGATCCGCTTCGAGCTGCCGAGGCCGGTGACGTACGCGTTCACGGTGTTCGTGTCGGTGCTCTTGTCGACCTCGAACACGCGGGCGCCCTCGATCCCCGCGCGGCTCGCGAGGTTCAGGATCTGCTGCTCGAGCGCCTTGTCGTGCATCGGCCCGAATTTGTTGAAGAGCGGCTCGACCGCGATCGGCTCGACGAGGAGGATGAAGATCGCGATCGGGATCGCGATGAGGCTGTCCCACAGCCACCAGCGGCGCGGGCTCTTCTTGACGATGAGGTACGGGATCCACAGGAACATCGCGCCGAAGACCACGCCGACGGCGATCCCCTTGATCTCGTCGCCGATCCACTTCGAGAACGCCTGGTCGGAGAGGCCGTACGCGT harbors:
- a CDS encoding M48 family metallopeptidase, encoding MTRRIVLIGLLLVFVGTLVAAAPPPAPETAPHGIANQASDEKRDDAHATGPVAVPEPSEKAREYARSGNWLWGFDQIWGLLVPGVILFTGFSARLRDAAGRIGKKWYFTILVYFVLFLGITFLIDLPLSYYTGFVRPHAYGLSDQAFSKWIGDEIKGIAVGVVFGAMFLWIPYLIVKKSPRRWWLWDSLIAIPIAIFILLVEPIAVEPLFNKFGPMHDKALEQQILNLASRAGIEGARVFEVDKSTDTNTVNAYVTGLGSSKRIVLWDTTIKKLAPDQLLFVMGHEMGHYVLGHVWKSILFFSVLILVTLYAAYRLQAGLIARWHDRFRFSELSDIASLPLVMILVGVISFVITPVGAGYSRWQEHEADRFGLEITQNNHACATAFVRLQEENLSVPRRSLLYKLWRADHPLLGERIDFCNDYHPWTENQPGRYEHLFH